Proteins co-encoded in one Armatimonadota bacterium genomic window:
- a CDS encoding ABC transporter ATP-binding protein codes for MDALLQVNALRKEYRSHHSCLVAVQDATFSIRRGEVVCLLGPSGCGKSSLLLTVAGLQPADGGQILLNGQPLSQPHPQIGVVFQEPCLLPWRTVWANVALGLQLLPQPLTKTAMAQRVHHALVLVGLEQFAHHYPHQLSGGMAQRVALARALVRQPLLLLMDEPFAALDAPTRQHLRCLLLQIVHQLGTAVLMVTHDIDEALFLADRVLLMGARPGRIEAEWRVALPHPRQYRDSQMLHLHATILDRLAEHTLLNGKEVIHWVI; via the coding sequence ATGGATGCACTGTTGCAGGTCAACGCTTTGCGAAAGGAGTACCGTTCGCACCACTCGTGCCTGGTCGCCGTGCAGGACGCCACCTTCAGCATCCGGCGGGGCGAGGTGGTCTGCCTGCTGGGACCCAGCGGGTGTGGCAAGTCCTCGCTGCTGCTCACCGTGGCAGGTTTGCAACCTGCAGATGGTGGGCAGATTCTGCTGAACGGTCAGCCTCTGTCACAGCCACACCCGCAGATTGGGGTGGTCTTTCAGGAACCGTGCCTGTTGCCCTGGCGTACGGTATGGGCGAATGTGGCTCTAGGGTTACAGCTACTGCCCCAGCCTCTCACGAAGACAGCGATGGCACAACGGGTGCACCACGCCTTAGTTCTGGTAGGGCTAGAGCAGTTTGCCCATCATTATCCTCACCAGCTGAGCGGTGGCATGGCACAGAGGGTAGCACTGGCGCGTGCGTTGGTACGCCAGCCGCTACTGCTGCTGATGGATGAACCCTTCGCTGCTCTGGATGCCCCTACCCGACAGCACTTGCGCTGTCTGCTCCTGCAGATAGTGCACCAGCTGGGTACGGCGGTATTGATGGTCACTCACGACATCGACGAGGCGCTCTTTCTGGCGGACAGGGTGCTGTTAATGGGTGCACGCCCCGGTCGCATCGAAGCGGAGTGGCGAGTGGCCCTGCCCCATCCGAGGCAGTATCGCGACTCGCAGATGCTTCACCTGCACGCCACCATCCTGGACCGCCTCGCGGAGCACACCCTTTTGAACGGGAAGGAGGTTATCCATTGGGTCATCTAA
- a CDS encoding DUF4242 domain-containing protein, whose product MNLYLVESQVNGWTPAQLEEHLQKIEPLAELLEAQASVQDSRLYAVLVASDENTARNAFEQSGLSAQLVKQVRLVGQDIDTVRQRKAKANYLVEWNLPAGLTMEAYLQRKAEKSPLYAQVPEVKFERTYVCEDMSKCLCFYDSPDEQTVIKAREVVGAPVDHLTTIQNIR is encoded by the coding sequence ATGAACCTGTACCTGGTGGAAAGTCAGGTGAACGGATGGACCCCTGCGCAGCTGGAGGAGCATCTGCAGAAGATAGAACCGCTTGCTGAACTGCTGGAAGCCCAAGCCAGTGTTCAGGATTCGCGTCTGTACGCGGTTCTGGTTGCCTCTGACGAGAACACTGCAAGGAACGCATTCGAGCAGAGCGGCTTGAGCGCGCAGCTGGTCAAGCAGGTGCGCCTGGTGGGTCAGGATATCGACACGGTGCGCCAGCGCAAAGCGAAGGCGAACTACCTGGTGGAGTGGAACCTGCCCGCGGGTTTGACGATGGAAGCCTATCTGCAACGCAAAGCAGAGAAGTCGCCTCTGTATGCTCAGGTACCCGAGGTGAAGTTCGAACGCACCTACGTCTGCGAGGACATGAGCAAGTGCCTGTGCTTCTACGACAGCCCCGATGAGCAGACGGTGATCAAAGCGCGAGAAGTGGTGGGTGCGCCGGTAGACCATCTGACCACCATCCAGAACATCCGATAG
- a CDS encoding ribose ABC transporter permease has protein sequence MENRRHRFLERLNNYRGVIAFVVVFVLGILFSPRALDTGLPIFLSWQTQLAILYEYSEYGLLATGMTLVILTGGIDLSVGSILGLSAVLFSLLTIGYGWDIPPAIGVVLLTGLACGVVNGTLIARFKMQPFVATLAMMTAARGAAKLVAGGIKVQPGGQPWYALQEGTPPFFLWMTSALPGIGMQPSTLIFLVCILVMAALVRYTAYGRWLYAIGGNEEAARLSGIHVGAVKVLTYALCSMFAAMAGVLNACRQDLGDTEAGMTYELDAIAAVVIGGTSLMGGRGGMMFTLIGVLIMAYINKILSLNAVELAPRMVIQGIIITIAVLIQQKRGRS, from the coding sequence ATGGAAAACAGAAGGCATCGCTTTCTGGAGAGGCTGAACAACTATCGCGGCGTCATTGCGTTCGTGGTGGTTTTCGTGCTGGGCATCCTGTTCAGCCCACGCGCACTGGATACGGGGCTGCCGATATTCCTTTCGTGGCAAACGCAGCTCGCCATCCTGTACGAGTACTCCGAGTACGGTTTGCTGGCGACGGGCATGACGCTGGTCATCCTGACGGGCGGGATAGACCTTTCGGTTGGCTCGATATTGGGGCTGAGTGCGGTGCTCTTCTCGCTGCTCACCATTGGCTACGGATGGGATATTCCGCCTGCCATCGGTGTGGTGCTGCTCACCGGGCTGGCGTGCGGGGTCGTCAACGGCACGCTCATCGCTCGCTTCAAGATGCAGCCGTTCGTGGCGACGCTGGCGATGATGACCGCTGCACGGGGCGCAGCGAAACTGGTTGCAGGGGGCATCAAGGTGCAGCCGGGCGGTCAACCCTGGTATGCCCTGCAGGAGGGCACTCCCCCCTTCTTCCTGTGGATGACCTCTGCCCTGCCGGGCATCGGCATGCAGCCCTCCACGCTGATTTTTCTGGTGTGTATTCTGGTGATGGCGGCTCTGGTGCGCTATACCGCGTACGGCAGGTGGCTCTACGCCATCGGCGGCAACGAGGAGGCGGCGCGGCTGAGCGGAATCCACGTGGGAGCGGTGAAGGTGCTCACCTACGCGCTGTGCAGTATGTTCGCGGCGATGGCGGGTGTGCTCAACGCCTGTCGACAAGATTTGGGCGACACCGAAGCGGGCATGACCTACGAGCTGGACGCGATTGCGGCAGTGGTCATCGGCGGCACCAGCTTGATGGGCGGTCGTGGGGGCATGATGTTCACCCTCATTGGCGTGCTCATCATGGCGTACATCAATAAAATCCTCAGCCTGAACGCGGTGGAGCTGGCGCCGCGCATGGTCATTCAGGGCATCATCATCACCATCGCCGTGCTTATCCAGCAAAAGAGAGGGAGGTCGTGA
- a CDS encoding sugar ABC transporter substrate-binding protein — MKRIALALAFAALVVCVGCGKKEQQTAQTTETPGKKKWTIGMSQCNLGEPWRVQMNKDIEEAAKQHADEIEVIFKDAQNKTEVQQAQVREFIQMGVDLLIISPKEARPLTKPVAEAYQKGIPVIVLDRKVEGDQYTCFIGADNVKIGREAGKYLVQLLGGKGKVVELKGLMTSTPGQERHQGFMEGIAGSQIEIIFDADCQWLEPIAQREMQSALARFPQIDAVYAHNDPSAHGAYLAARQEGKGREKTIKFIGIDALPHEGVRYVREGILTATFEYPTGGKEAIETALKILKGEQVPKNITLGTRIYTKENVEQGGEPL; from the coding sequence ATGAAACGAATCGCACTCGCACTGGCGTTTGCCGCGCTGGTGGTCTGCGTGGGATGCGGCAAGAAGGAACAACAGACTGCACAGACGACGGAAACGCCGGGCAAGAAGAAGTGGACCATCGGCATGTCGCAGTGCAATCTGGGCGAGCCGTGGCGCGTGCAGATGAACAAGGACATCGAGGAAGCTGCCAAACAGCACGCTGACGAGATCGAGGTCATCTTCAAGGACGCCCAGAACAAGACGGAGGTTCAGCAGGCGCAGGTGCGCGAGTTTATCCAGATGGGCGTGGACCTCCTCATCATCAGCCCGAAGGAGGCACGCCCGCTCACCAAGCCGGTGGCGGAGGCATACCAGAAGGGTATCCCCGTCATCGTGCTCGACCGCAAGGTGGAGGGCGACCAGTATACCTGCTTCATCGGCGCGGATAACGTCAAAATCGGGCGTGAGGCGGGCAAGTATCTGGTTCAACTGCTGGGCGGCAAGGGCAAGGTGGTGGAGCTGAAGGGGCTGATGACTTCCACCCCCGGACAGGAACGGCATCAAGGCTTCATGGAAGGCATCGCCGGCTCACAGATCGAGATTATCTTCGACGCCGACTGCCAGTGGCTGGAGCCGATTGCCCAGCGAGAGATGCAGTCCGCACTCGCTCGCTTCCCGCAGATTGACGCGGTGTACGCGCACAACGACCCTAGCGCGCACGGGGCGTACCTCGCTGCGCGACAGGAGGGCAAAGGGCGCGAGAAGACCATCAAGTTCATCGGTATCGACGCCCTGCCCCATGAGGGAGTGCGCTACGTGAGGGAGGGCATCCTCACCGCCACCTTCGAGTATCCCACCGGAGGCAAAGAGGCGATAGAAACCGCGCTGAAGATACTGAAGGGCGAGCAGGTTCCCAAGAACATCACGCTGGGTACGCGCATCTACACGAAGGAGAACGTAGAGCAAGGCGGCGAGCCACTGTAA
- a CDS encoding proteasome accessory factor PafA2: MENRIFGIETEFGCFVRDDSVGRPERVVEKVKDCVFYRLRRGLIDLHSRDFAFEPARGGGFLINGGRLYIDAVGDHEEYATPECSRLSDIVAHEKAGQRILYEALQALGWQDRVSFYNNAVDHFGGHTFGCHENYLASIEDRYFLDSLYNLLPFLVTRQIFAGTGRVGGHRLNYNDFSNNIMDLGEHEMDYVWVSRFYAVEIDPTVDYQLSQRADHIVKTISSRVRFNRAIINPKWDSYYSYNSMHRLHILFGEGNMSEYATALKIGTTSLVLDLLERNLIRPDVRLADPLEALRSVSRDPTWRWIVRRHDGSTIRAIDLQRIYLQTAQTHLTGRDEDTDWVLREWEYVLDALELDPMSLDDRLDWVAKRKLLDTFRQQEGLSWHDDVMFSLDMEYHNIDPSRGLYYGLVEAGLMKRIVTDEDIQNATTTAPDNTRAYGRSRAIQHLLASRNRAYIVDWDMVYVDKGRQLELRNPFRTYEKEAERFIRSL; this comes from the coding sequence ATGGAAAACCGTATCTTCGGTATCGAAACGGAGTTTGGATGCTTTGTTCGAGATGACAGTGTAGGCAGACCTGAGAGGGTGGTAGAGAAAGTGAAAGACTGTGTCTTCTACCGCCTGCGTCGGGGACTGATTGACCTGCACAGCCGCGACTTCGCCTTTGAGCCTGCACGAGGCGGTGGGTTCCTCATCAACGGCGGACGCCTCTACATCGACGCGGTGGGCGACCACGAGGAGTATGCTACGCCTGAATGCTCGCGCCTGTCCGACATCGTGGCGCACGAAAAGGCAGGACAGCGCATCCTTTACGAAGCGTTGCAGGCGTTAGGCTGGCAGGACAGGGTCTCCTTCTACAACAACGCGGTAGACCACTTCGGCGGGCACACCTTCGGCTGCCACGAGAACTATCTGGCGAGCATCGAAGACCGCTACTTCCTCGACTCGCTGTACAACCTGTTGCCATTCCTCGTCACGCGCCAGATTTTCGCGGGCACAGGGCGTGTGGGCGGACACCGCCTGAACTATAATGATTTCTCGAACAACATCATGGACCTCGGCGAGCACGAGATGGACTACGTGTGGGTGAGCCGTTTCTACGCAGTGGAGATAGACCCCACCGTAGACTATCAGCTCTCGCAACGCGCCGACCACATCGTGAAGACTATCTCCTCGCGCGTGCGCTTCAACCGCGCCATCATCAACCCCAAGTGGGACAGCTACTACTCGTACAACAGTATGCATCGCCTGCACATCCTGTTCGGCGAGGGCAACATGAGTGAGTACGCTACCGCTCTCAAGATAGGCACCACCAGCCTGGTATTAGACCTGCTGGAGCGCAACCTGATCCGCCCCGACGTGCGCCTCGCCGACCCGCTGGAGGCATTGCGCAGCGTCAGCCGTGACCCCACCTGGCGGTGGATCGTGCGCCGACACGATGGCTCCACCATCCGCGCGATAGACCTGCAACGCATCTACCTGCAGACAGCGCAGACGCACCTCACCGGACGCGATGAAGATACCGACTGGGTGTTGCGCGAGTGGGAGTACGTGCTGGATGCGCTGGAGCTGGACCCCATGAGTCTGGATGACCGGCTGGATTGGGTGGCGAAGCGCAAACTGCTGGACACCTTCCGTCAGCAGGAGGGGCTGAGCTGGCATGACGATGTGATGTTCAGCCTGGATATGGAGTACCACAACATCGACCCCTCGCGCGGGCTGTACTACGGGCTGGTGGAGGCGGGGCTGATGAAGCGAATCGTCACCGACGAAGACATCCAGAACGCCACCACCACCGCCCCTGATAATACACGAGCTTATGGACGCAGTCGTGCCATCCAGCACCTGCTCGCCTCGCGCAACCGCGCCTACATCGTAGACTGGGATATGGTGTACGTGGACAAGGGTCGCCAGCTGGAGCTGCGCAACCCCTTCCGCACCTACGAAAAGGAAGCGGAGCGGTTTATTCGCAGCTTGTGA
- the prcB gene encoding proteasome subunit beta: MGEYLSANRSGDFMALLRARGLWREPEAFAVRPSQPAVQEAHGTTVIALKYREGVLNVGDRRATAANAIMYDRAEKILPLDDYTLIAIAGSYARAMEIVRYLQHSFKYYARTQLQEMSLEGKLAEVSRALAGNLSMALQGIGLFIPVVSAYDLERGEGRIFFYDGMGARFESVEFGAAGSGSERIRGVFDYILKTKGAFHEMTLEEALRECLLLLDIAADLDSATAGIEKVLPIARAVTAEGILDIPEEQLAQMKESLRR, encoded by the coding sequence GTGGGAGAGTACCTATCTGCAAACCGTTCCGGCGATTTCATGGCGTTGCTGCGCGCGCGAGGGCTATGGAGGGAACCCGAAGCGTTTGCTGTGAGACCGTCTCAGCCCGCGGTACAGGAAGCACACGGCACGACCGTCATCGCGCTGAAGTACCGTGAAGGGGTGCTGAACGTCGGCGACCGACGTGCCACCGCCGCCAACGCCATCATGTACGACCGTGCGGAGAAGATTCTGCCACTGGACGATTACACGTTGATCGCCATTGCGGGTTCCTACGCGCGAGCGATGGAGATCGTGCGCTACCTGCAGCACTCCTTCAAGTACTACGCTCGCACCCAGCTGCAGGAGATGAGCCTGGAGGGGAAGCTGGCGGAGGTGTCGCGTGCACTGGCAGGCAACCTGAGCATGGCACTGCAGGGCATCGGGCTGTTTATTCCCGTGGTCTCCGCCTACGACCTGGAGCGCGGCGAGGGACGCATCTTCTTCTATGATGGCATGGGCGCGCGCTTCGAGAGCGTGGAGTTCGGCGCGGCGGGGTCTGGCTCGGAGCGAATCCGCGGCGTGTTCGACTACATCTTGAAAACCAAAGGAGCCTTCCACGAGATGACGCTGGAAGAGGCTCTGCGCGAATGCCTGCTGCTGCTGGACATCGCCGCCGACCTCGACTCGGCGACCGCAGGCATCGAAAAGGTGTTGCCCATCGCACGGGCGGTGACCGCAGAGGGGATACTGGACATCCCGGAAGAGCAGCTGGCGCAGATGAAGGAGAGTTTGAGGCGATAG